The Eptesicus fuscus isolate TK198812 chromosome 17, DD_ASM_mEF_20220401, whole genome shotgun sequence genome has a window encoding:
- the TCTN3 gene encoding tectonic-3, translated as MYTSPLALLQVFFLLTPEGVRPQPSSSPSGPVPTSSGPESQGGTLQTSSEGTETPRAVPGTSSAFPTLGTPSAPENGAVDLLPVLPICVCDLTPGTCDINCCCDRDCYLLHPRTVFSFCLPGSVRSSSWVCVDNSLIFRSNSPFPSRVVMDLNGIKQFCVHVNNSKLNYFQKPQTVNASNFQNLATEFGGKPFDSTFQTQSPAPFYRAGDPILTYFSKWSVLSLLRQPAGVGAGGLCIESNPAGFLESKSTTCVRFFKNLADSCTLDPALNAVSYYNFTVLKVPRGMADLQNMKFQVPVTLVSQAGSPLLAGNTCQNAVSQVIYEIETNGTFGIQKVSVSFGQTNLTVEPGASLQQQFIIRFRAFQSTATSLPGPRSGNPGYIVGKPLLALTGDISHSMTLLQSQGDGTCSVRRHKVQFGVNAMSGCKLRVKNVDCSHLQQEMYQTLHGRPRPEHVAIFGNADPAQKAEWTRILSKNCSVSATHCTSCCVIPVSLEIQVLWAYIGLQSNPQAHVSGARFLYQCQSIKDSQVTEMPLTTTVTFVDITQKPEPPRGQPRTDWKLPFDFFFPFKVAFSKGADSQKGSVSPVHILCLLLLGILLA; from the exons ATGTACACCTCGCCGCTCGCGCTGCTGCAGGTGTTCTTCCTGCTGACCCCCGAGGGCGTCCGTCCTCAGCCTTCTTCCTCCCCGTCAGGGCCAGTGCCCACCTCCTCGGGGCCAGAGTCGCAGGGCGGGACCCTTCAAACCTCTTCGGAGGGGACTGAAACTCCGCGGGCCGTGCCTGGGACCTCTTCGGCGTTCCCTACTCTAGGGACCCCTTCAGCGCCCGAAAATGGGGCCGTGGACCTCCTCCCAG TCTTACCGATCTGTGTCTGTGACCTGACTCCTGGCACCTGCGATATAAATTGCTGCTGCGACAGAGACTGCTATCTTCTCCATCCGAGAACAGTTTTCTCCTTCTGCCTCCCAGGAAGCGTGAG GTCTTCAAGTTGGGTTTGTGTGGACAACTCCCTTATCTTCAGGAGTAATTCCCCATTTCCTTCAAGAGTTGTCATGGATTTAAATGGAATTAAGCAGTTTTGTGTCCATGTGAACAACT CAAAATTAAACTATTTCCAGAAGCCCCAAACAGTCAATGCATCCAACTTCCAGAACCTAGCTACAGAGTTTGGAGGCAAACCATTCGATTCAACATTCCAAACGCAGTCGCCAGCACCTTTTTACAGG GCTGGGGACCCCATTTTGACTTACTTCTCCAAGTGGTCTGTACTAAGCTTGCTGAGGCAGCCTGCAGGAGTTGGAGCTGGGGGACTCTGTATCGAGAGCAATCCTGCAG GTTTCTTGGAGAGTAAAAGTACAACCTGTGTCCGTTTCTTCAAGAACCTGGCAGACAGCTGCACCTTGGATCCAGCCCTCAATGCTGTCTCTTACTACAACTTCACAGTCTTGAAG GTGCCAAGAGGGATGGCTGATCTGCAGAACATGAAG TTCCAGGTTCCTGTGACACTTGTCTCACAGGCTGGTTCTCCTCTGTTGGCTGGAAACACTTGTCAGAATGCTGTTTCCCAG GTCATCTATGAGATAGAGACCAATGGGACTTTTGGAATCCAGAAGGTCTCTGTCAGTTTTGGACAAACCAACCTGACTGTTGAGCCAGGCGCTTCCTTACAGCAACAGTTCATCATTCGCTTCAGG GCTTTTCAGAGCACAGCCACTTCCCTTCCtggtcctagaagtgggaatCCTGGCTATATTGTTGGGAAGCCACTCTTGGCTCTAACTGGTGACATAAGTCACTCT ATGACCCTCTTGCAGAGCCAGGGTGATGGAACTTGCTCTGTCAGGAGACACAAAGTACAATTTGGGGTGAATGCAATGTCTGGATGCAAACTGAG GGTGAAAAATGTGGATTGCAGCCACTTGCAGCAAGAGATGTACCAGACTCTTCATGGAAGGCCCAGACCAGAGCATGTTGCCATCTTTGGTAATGCTGACCCAGCTCAGAAGGCAGAGTGGACTCGGATCCTCAGCAAGAACTGCAGTGTTTCA GCTACACATTGCACTTCTTGCTGTGTCATACCAGTGTCCCTGGAGATCCAGGTATTGTGGGCATATATAGGCCTCCAGTCCAACCCACAAGCTCATGTGTCAGGAGCACGATTCCTGTACCAGTGTCAGTCCATAAAG GATTCCCAGGTAACAGAAATGCCTTTGACAACTACTGTGACCTTTGTGGACATTACCCAGAAGCCAGAGCCTCCACGGGGCCAACCCAGAACCGACTGGAAATTGCCATTCGacttcttctttcctttcaaagTGGCCTTCAGCAAAGGAGCAGACTCTCAGAAAGGCTCAGTCTCTCCCGTCCATATCCTGTGTCTCTTACTCCTTGGAATTCTCTTAGCCTAG